Proteins from a single region of Bombus pascuorum chromosome 5, iyBomPasc1.1, whole genome shotgun sequence:
- the LOC132906970 gene encoding reactive oxygen species modulator 1 codes for MPAVPGMYQQAPSCWDRIKLGFMIGFCVGMASGFLFGGYSVVRYGLRGRELVNNVGKAMIQGGGTFGTFMAIGSGIRC; via the exons ATGCCGGCCGTACCAGGCATGTATCAACAAGCTCCTTCATGCTGGGATAGGATAAAGCTTGGTTTTATGATTGGATTTTGTGTTGGTATGGCATCTGGTTTTCTGTTTGGCGGGTATTCTGTCGTTAG ATATGGACTAAGAGGAAGGGAATTGGTAAACAATGTTGGAAAAGCGATGATTCAAGGTGGTGGAACATTCGGAACATTCATGGCCATAGGAAGCGGAATAAGGTGCTAG